A genomic stretch from Chitinophagaceae bacterium includes:
- a CDS encoding SIS domain-containing protein, whose protein sequence is MQTLEIINNYISHLKDTLDTFNRNEIVALHTILEETRQKGKKTIIFGNGGSGSTASHFACDINKGVSLKQQKKHKIIALTDNIPTMLAYANDMGYEEVFVEQMKNFLEEGDIVIGISGSGNSKNVLKAIEYANSKGNTTIGITGYNGGKLKQISKMSVNAHVNDMQISEDLHMILVHLMMKTLCEMGE, encoded by the coding sequence ATGCAAACATTAGAAATAATCAACAATTATATTTCACATTTAAAAGACACTCTCGATACTTTTAATCGCAATGAAATAGTGGCTCTTCATACTATATTAGAAGAAACTCGCCAAAAAGGTAAAAAAACTATCATCTTTGGCAATGGAGGAAGCGGTTCTACTGCTTCTCATTTTGCTTGTGATATTAACAAAGGAGTTTCTCTCAAACAACAAAAAAAACATAAAATTATTGCTCTCACCGACAACATACCTACTATGCTTGCTTATGCCAATGATATGGGATACGAAGAAGTATTTGTAGAACAGATGAAAAACTTTTTGGAAGAAGGAGATATTGTAATAGGTATATCCGGAAGTGGCAATTCTAAAAACGTTTTAAAAGCAATTGAATATGCAAATAGTAAAGGAAATACCACTATTGGAATAACGGGATACAATGGTGGAAAACTAAAACAAATATCCAAAATGAGCGTGAACGCCCATGTAAACGATATGCAGATTTCTGAAGACCTCCACATGATATTAGTACATCTGATGATGAAAACACTCTGTGAAATGGGAGAATAG